One Pseudomonas brassicacearum genomic region harbors:
- the atpB gene encoding F0F1 ATP synthase subunit A yields the protein MAETTASGYIQHHLQNLTFGQLPNGGWGFAHSAAEAKEMGFWAFHVDTLGWSVALGLIFVLLFRMAAKKATSGQPGALQNFVEVLVEFVDGSVKDSFHGRSPVIAPLALTIFVWVFLMNAVDLVPVDWIPQLAILISGDHHIPFRAVSTTDPNATLGMAFSVFALIIFYSIKVKGIGGFIGELTLHPFGSKNILVQALLIPVNFLLEFVTLIAKPISLALRLFGNMYAGELVFILIAVMFGSGLLWLSGLGVVLQWAWAVFHILIITLQAFIFMMLTIVYLSMAHEENH from the coding sequence ATGGCAGAGACAACCGCTTCGGGCTATATCCAGCACCACTTGCAGAACCTGACCTTCGGTCAGCTACCCAACGGCGGCTGGGGCTTCGCCCACTCCGCAGCAGAAGCCAAGGAAATGGGTTTCTGGGCTTTCCACGTCGATACCCTCGGCTGGTCGGTCGCATTGGGCCTGATCTTCGTTCTTCTTTTCCGCATGGCGGCCAAGAAGGCGACTTCCGGTCAACCTGGTGCACTGCAGAACTTCGTTGAAGTACTGGTCGAATTCGTCGATGGCAGCGTGAAAGACAGCTTCCACGGCCGTAGCCCGGTGATCGCACCGCTGGCACTGACCATCTTCGTCTGGGTGTTCCTGATGAACGCTGTCGACCTGGTACCGGTCGACTGGATTCCTCAGCTGGCCATCCTCATCTCCGGTGACCACCACATCCCATTCCGCGCCGTGTCGACCACCGACCCGAACGCGACCTTGGGCATGGCGTTCTCGGTCTTCGCACTGATCATTTTCTATAGCATCAAGGTCAAGGGCATCGGCGGCTTCATCGGCGAACTGACCCTGCACCCGTTCGGCAGCAAGAACATCCTGGTTCAAGCCCTGCTGATCCCGGTGAACTTCCTGCTGGAATTCGTGACCCTGATCGCCAAGCCAATTTCTCTGGCCCTGCGTCTGTTCGGCAACATGTATGCCGGCGAGCTGGTGTTCATCCTGATCGCTGTGATGTTCGGCAGCGGCCTGCTCTGGCTCAGCGGCCTGGGCGTGGTCCTGCAGTGGGCGTGGGCTGTGTTCCACATCCTGATCATCACCTTGCAGGCGTTCATCTTCATGATGCTGACCATCGTCTACCTGTCGATGGCGCACGAAGAAAACCATTAA
- a CDS encoding F0F1 ATP synthase subunit B: protein MNINATLIGQSVAFLIFVLFCMKFVWPPVIAALHERQKKIADGLDAASRAARDLELAHEKVGQQLREAKAQAAEIIEQAKKRGTQIVDEAREQARVEADRVKAQAQAEIEQEINSVKDALRAQVGSLAVGGASKILGATIDQNAHAELVNRLAAEI from the coding sequence GTGAACATTAATGCGACCCTGATTGGCCAGTCCGTTGCGTTCCTGATTTTTGTACTGTTCTGCATGAAGTTCGTATGGCCTCCGGTCATTGCGGCATTGCACGAACGTCAAAAGAAGATCGCTGATGGTCTGGACGCTGCCAGCCGTGCAGCTCGCGACCTGGAGTTGGCCCATGAGAAAGTGGGTCAGCAACTGCGCGAAGCGAAAGCTCAGGCAGCTGAAATCATCGAGCAAGCCAAGAAACGCGGTACCCAGATTGTCGACGAAGCCCGTGAACAGGCTCGCGTCGAAGCTGACCGTGTGAAGGCTCAGGCTCAAGCCGAGATCGAACAGGAAATCAACAGTGTCAAAGACGCGCTGCGTGCCCAAGTGGGTAGCCTGGCCGTTGGCGGTGCTTCGAAGATCCTGGGTGCCACAATCGATCAAAACGCGCACGCAGAGCTGGTTAACCGACTGGCTGCTGAAATCTAA
- the glmS gene encoding glutamine--fructose-6-phosphate transaminase (isomerizing) produces the protein MCGIVGAVAERNITAILLEGLKRLEYRGYDSAGIAVVTHDEKLERMRRPGKVSELEQALDAEPLIGRLGIAHTRWATHGAPCERNAHPHFSGDLAVVHNGIIENHEALREQLKALGYVFTSDTDTEVIAHLLNHKLKDLADLTVALKATVKELHGAYGLAVISAKQPDRLVAARSGSPLVIGLGLGENFLASDQLALRQVTDRFMYLEEGDIAEIRRDSVQIWDIDGNPVERETVQYRDGAEAADKGEFRHFMLKEIHEQPAVVQRTLEGRISQNQVLVQAFGPQAAELFAKVRNVQIVACGTSYHAGMVARYWLEELAGIPCQVEVASEFRYRKVVVQPDTLFVTISQSGETADTLAALRNAKELGFLASLAICNVGISSLVRESDLTLLTQAGREIGVASTKAFTTQLVGLLLLTLSLGQVRGTLGEGVEATLVEELRRLPTRLGEALAMDSTVEKIAELFAEKNHTLFLGRGAQFPVAMEGALKLKEISYIHAEAYPAGELKHGPLALVDNDMPVVTVAPNNELLEKLKSNLQEVRARGGQLIVFADEKAGMTNGEGTHVVHMPHIHDILSPILYTIPLQLLSYYVAVLKGTDVDQPRNLAKSVTVE, from the coding sequence ATGTGTGGAATTGTCGGCGCCGTTGCTGAACGCAACATCACTGCAATCTTGCTCGAAGGCCTCAAGCGCCTGGAATACCGCGGCTATGACAGCGCCGGTATCGCGGTGGTTACCCATGACGAGAAGCTCGAGCGTATGCGTCGTCCGGGCAAGGTCAGTGAGTTGGAACAGGCGCTGGACGCCGAACCGCTGATCGGTCGCCTGGGCATTGCCCACACTCGCTGGGCGACCCATGGCGCGCCGTGCGAGCGCAACGCCCACCCGCATTTCTCCGGTGACCTGGCGGTGGTGCACAACGGCATCATCGAGAACCACGAAGCTCTGCGTGAACAGCTCAAGGCGTTGGGCTATGTGTTCACTTCGGACACCGACACTGAAGTCATCGCGCATTTGCTCAATCACAAGCTCAAGGATCTGGCGGACCTGACCGTGGCCCTCAAGGCGACCGTCAAGGAACTGCACGGTGCTTATGGCCTGGCGGTGATCAGTGCGAAGCAACCGGATCGCCTGGTGGCGGCGCGCAGCGGTAGCCCGTTGGTGATCGGCCTGGGCCTGGGTGAGAACTTCCTGGCTTCCGATCAGTTGGCGCTGCGTCAGGTCACTGACCGCTTCATGTATCTGGAAGAGGGTGACATCGCCGAAATCCGCCGCGACAGCGTGCAGATCTGGGACATTGATGGTAACCCTGTAGAGCGCGAGACCGTCCAGTACCGCGACGGTGCCGAAGCCGCCGACAAGGGCGAGTTCCGTCACTTCATGCTCAAGGAAATCCACGAGCAACCAGCGGTGGTGCAACGTACCCTGGAAGGGCGCATCAGCCAGAACCAGGTGCTGGTCCAGGCGTTCGGTCCACAGGCGGCCGAGTTGTTTGCCAAGGTGCGCAACGTGCAAATCGTTGCCTGCGGCACCAGCTATCATGCCGGCATGGTCGCCCGTTACTGGCTCGAAGAACTGGCCGGTATTCCCTGCCAGGTCGAAGTCGCCAGTGAGTTCCGCTACCGCAAGGTGGTGGTGCAGCCGGACACCCTGTTCGTCACCATTTCCCAGTCCGGTGAAACCGCCGACACCCTGGCCGCCCTGCGCAACGCCAAGGAGTTGGGCTTCCTCGCCAGCCTGGCCATCTGCAACGTCGGCATCAGCTCGTTGGTGCGCGAATCCGACCTGACCCTGCTGACCCAGGCTGGCCGTGAAATCGGCGTGGCTTCGACCAAGGCGTTCACCACGCAATTGGTGGGGCTGCTGTTGCTGACCCTGTCCCTGGGCCAAGTGCGCGGCACGCTGGGTGAGGGCGTCGAGGCAACCCTGGTGGAGGAACTGCGTCGCCTGCCGACCCGCCTGGGCGAAGCCTTGGCGATGGACAGCACGGTGGAGAAAATCGCCGAACTGTTCGCCGAGAAGAACCACACCCTGTTCCTGGGCCGTGGCGCGCAATTCCCGGTGGCGATGGAAGGGGCCTTGAAGCTCAAGGAGATCTCCTACATCCACGCCGAGGCCTACCCGGCCGGTGAGCTCAAGCACGGTCCGTTGGCCCTGGTGGACAACGACATGCCGGTGGTCACCGTGGCGCCGAACAACGAGCTGCTGGAGAAGCTCAAATCCAACCTGCAGGAAGTGCGCGCCCGTGGCGGCCAGTTGATCGTCTTCGCTGACGAAAAGGCTGGCATGACCAATGGCGAAGGCACCCACGTGGTGCACATGCCGCACATCCACGACATCCTGTCGCCGATCCTCTATACCATCCCGCTGCAACTGCTGTCGTACTACGTTGCCGTGCTCAAGGGGACTGATGTGGATCAGCCGCGGAACTTGGCGAAGTCTGTGACGGTGGAGTGA
- the atpE gene encoding F0F1 ATP synthase subunit C: METVVGLTAIAVALLIGLGALGTAIGFGLLGGKFLEGAARQPEMVPMLQVKMFIVAGLLDAVTMIGVGIALFFTFANPFVGQIAG; this comes from the coding sequence ATGGAAACTGTAGTTGGTCTAACCGCTATCGCTGTTGCACTGTTGATCGGCCTGGGCGCACTGGGTACCGCAATTGGTTTCGGCCTGCTGGGCGGTAAGTTCCTGGAAGGCGCTGCGCGTCAACCAGAAATGGTTCCGATGCTGCAAGTCAAAATGTTCATCGTTGCCGGTCTGCTCGACGCCGTAACCATGATCGGTGTTGGTATCGCTCTGTTCTTCACCTTTGCGAACCCGTTCGTTGGTCAAATCGCTGGCTAA
- the atpA gene encoding F0F1 ATP synthase subunit alpha — MQQLNPSEISEIIKGRIDKLDVTSQARNEGTVVSVSDGIVRIHGLADVMYGEMIEFPGGVYGMALNLEQDSVGAVVLGAYTSLAEGMSAKCTGRILEVPVGKELLGRVVDALGNPVDGKGPLNNTETDAVEKVAPGVIWRKSVDQPVQTGYKAVDAMIPVGRGQRELIIGDRQIGKTALAIDAIINQKNSGIFCVYVAIGQKQSTIANVVRKLEENGALANTIIVAASASESPALQFLAPYSGCTMGEYFRDRGEDALIVYDDLSKQAVAYRQISLLLRRPPGREAYPGDVFYLHSRLLERASRVSEEYVEKFTNGAVTGKTGSLTALPIIETQAGDVSAFVPTNVISITDGQIFLESAMFNSGIRPAVNAGVSVSRVGGAAQTKIIKKLSGGIRTALAQYRELAAFAQFASDLDEATRKQLEHGQRVTELMKQKQYAPMSIADMALSLYAAERGFLTDVEIAKVGSFEQALIAYFNRDHADLMAKINVKGDFNDEIDAGMKAGIEKFKATQTW, encoded by the coding sequence ATGCAGCAACTCAATCCTTCCGAAATAAGTGAAATTATCAAGGGCCGCATCGACAAGCTCGATGTGACCTCCCAAGCCCGTAACGAAGGCACTGTCGTCAGCGTATCTGACGGCATCGTGCGGATTCACGGTCTGGCCGACGTCATGTACGGCGAGATGATCGAGTTTCCGGGCGGCGTCTACGGTATGGCCCTCAACCTGGAGCAAGACTCTGTAGGTGCCGTGGTATTGGGCGCGTACACCTCTCTTGCTGAAGGCATGAGCGCCAAGTGCACTGGCCGCATCCTCGAGGTTCCGGTAGGTAAGGAACTGCTGGGTCGCGTAGTCGACGCACTGGGTAACCCTGTTGACGGCAAAGGTCCGCTGAACAACACCGAGACCGATGCGGTCGAGAAAGTTGCTCCAGGCGTGATCTGGCGTAAGTCGGTAGACCAGCCTGTACAGACTGGCTACAAGGCTGTCGATGCCATGATCCCTGTCGGCCGTGGCCAGCGTGAGCTGATCATCGGTGACCGTCAGATCGGTAAAACCGCTCTGGCGATCGACGCGATCATCAACCAGAAGAACAGCGGCATTTTCTGCGTCTACGTAGCGATCGGTCAGAAGCAATCGACCATCGCCAACGTGGTTCGCAAGCTGGAAGAAAACGGCGCCCTGGCCAACACGATCATCGTGGCTGCCAGTGCTTCGGAATCTCCTGCGCTGCAATTCCTGGCACCGTACTCCGGTTGCACCATGGGCGAATACTTCCGCGACCGCGGTGAAGACGCGCTGATCGTTTATGACGATCTGTCCAAGCAGGCAGTGGCTTACCGCCAGATCTCCCTGCTGCTGCGCCGTCCACCGGGCCGTGAAGCCTACCCAGGCGACGTGTTCTATCTCCACTCCCGTCTGTTGGAGCGCGCTTCCCGCGTTTCCGAAGAGTACGTAGAGAAGTTCACCAACGGCGCAGTGACTGGCAAGACCGGTTCCCTGACCGCACTGCCGATCATCGAAACCCAGGCTGGCGACGTTTCCGCGTTCGTTCCGACCAACGTGATTTCCATCACTGACGGTCAGATCTTCCTGGAATCGGCTATGTTCAACTCGGGCATCCGTCCTGCTGTGAACGCCGGTGTTTCGGTATCCCGTGTGGGTGGTGCCGCTCAGACCAAGATCATCAAGAAGCTCTCCGGTGGTATCCGTACCGCTCTGGCTCAGTACCGTGAACTGGCGGCATTCGCCCAGTTCGCTTCTGACCTGGACGAAGCGACCCGTAAGCAACTTGAGCATGGTCAGCGCGTTACCGAGCTGATGAAGCAGAAGCAATACGCTCCTATGTCGATCGCTGACATGGCGTTGTCGCTGTATGCCGCTGAACGTGGGTTCCTGACTGACGTCGAAATCGCCAAGGTCGGCAGCTTTGAACAAGCGCTGATTGCTTACTTCAACCGCGATCACGCCGATTTGATGGCGAAGATCAACGTGAAGGGTGACTTCAATGACGAAATCGACGCTGGCATGAAAGCCGGTATCGAGAAGTTCAAGGCCACCCAAACCTGGTAA
- the atpG gene encoding F0F1 ATP synthase subunit gamma — MAGAKEIRSKIASIKSTQKITSAMEKVAVSKMRKAQMRMAASRPYAERIRQVIGHLANANPEYRHPFMIERAIKRVGYVVVSSDRGLCGGLNTNLFKALVKDMAANREQGVEIDLCVIGSKGAAFFRNFGGNVVAAISHLGEEPSINDLIGSVKVMLDAYLEGRIDRLSVVSNKFINTMTQQPTVEQLIPLVATPEQELKHHWDYLYEPDAKELLDGLMVRYVESQVYQAVVENNAAEQAARMIAMKNATDNAGDLISDLQLIYNKARQAAITQEISEIVGGAAAV, encoded by the coding sequence ATGGCAGGCGCAAAAGAGATTCGCAGTAAGATTGCGAGCATCAAAAGCACGCAAAAGATTACCAGCGCCATGGAAAAAGTGGCGGTCAGCAAAATGCGCAAGGCACAAATGCGCATGGCTGCTAGCCGTCCTTACGCGGAGCGCATCCGCCAGGTTATTGGTCATCTGGCCAACGCCAACCCGGAATATCGCCACCCGTTCATGATCGAACGCGCCATCAAGCGTGTCGGTTACGTCGTGGTGAGCAGTGACCGTGGTCTGTGCGGTGGCTTGAACACCAACCTGTTCAAGGCCCTGGTCAAGGACATGGCTGCAAACCGTGAACAAGGCGTCGAGATCGATCTGTGCGTGATTGGTAGCAAGGGTGCGGCATTCTTCCGCAACTTCGGCGGTAACGTCGTCGCCGCTATCAGCCACCTGGGTGAAGAGCCGTCGATCAATGACCTGATCGGCAGCGTCAAGGTGATGCTGGATGCTTACCTGGAAGGCCGGATTGACCGTCTTTCCGTGGTGTCCAACAAGTTCATCAACACCATGACGCAACAGCCAACCGTGGAGCAATTGATCCCACTGGTGGCGACCCCGGAACAGGAACTCAAGCACCACTGGGACTACCTCTACGAACCGGATGCCAAGGAGCTGCTTGACGGCTTGATGGTCCGCTACGTGGAGTCGCAGGTGTACCAGGCGGTGGTCGAGAACAACGCAGCTGAACAAGCGGCGCGGATGATCGCGATGAAGAACGCTACCGACAACGCCGGTGATTTGATCAGCGATTTGCAGCTGATCTACAACAAGGCGCGTCAGGCTGCGATCACCCAAGAGATCTCGGAAATCGTCGGCGGCGCTGCCGCGGTTTAA
- a CDS encoding DeoR/GlpR family DNA-binding transcription regulator yields the protein MSKRNTPQRRHNILALLQAQGEVSVDELAKRFETSEVTIRKDLAALESNGLLLRRYGGAVPMPQELVADNGQTVSKYKQAIARAAVKRIREHARIIIDSGSTTAAMIPELGQQPGLVVMTNSLHVASALSELEHEPVLLMTGGTWDPHSESFQGQVAEQVLRSYDFDQLFIGADGIDLVRGTTTFNELLGLSRVMAEVAREVIVMVEADKIGRKIPNLELPWSSVHTLITDDRLPVEARDQIQARGITVICAPVSQEK from the coding sequence ATGTCAAAGCGCAATACGCCACAACGACGCCACAATATTCTCGCTTTGCTCCAAGCCCAGGGCGAGGTTAGCGTGGATGAATTGGCCAAGCGCTTCGAAACCTCGGAAGTTACGATTCGCAAGGATCTCGCCGCCCTGGAGAGCAACGGCTTGTTGTTGCGTCGTTACGGTGGCGCGGTCCCCATGCCGCAGGAATTGGTGGCTGATAACGGCCAAACCGTCTCCAAATACAAACAAGCCATTGCCCGGGCCGCTGTGAAGCGGATCCGCGAACATGCGCGCATCATCATCGACAGCGGCAGCACCACCGCGGCCATGATTCCCGAGCTTGGCCAGCAGCCCGGCCTGGTGGTGATGACCAATTCCCTGCACGTGGCCAGCGCCTTGAGCGAACTGGAGCACGAGCCGGTACTGTTGATGACCGGTGGTACCTGGGACCCTCATTCCGAATCATTCCAGGGTCAGGTCGCCGAGCAGGTCCTGCGTTCCTACGACTTCGACCAGTTATTTATCGGTGCCGACGGCATCGATCTGGTTCGTGGTACCACCACCTTCAACGAACTGCTGGGCCTGAGCCGCGTGATGGCTGAGGTTGCCCGTGAAGTGATCGTGATGGTGGAGGCCGACAAGATCGGCCGAAAAATCCCCAACCTGGAACTGCCGTGGAGCAGCGTCCATACCCTCATTACCGATGATCGCCTGCCCGTAGAGGCCCGCGATCAGATTCAGGCCCGCGGCATCACCGTGATCTGCGCGCCTGTCAGCCAGGAGAAATAG
- the glmU gene encoding bifunctional UDP-N-acetylglucosamine diphosphorylase/glucosamine-1-phosphate N-acetyltransferase GlmU produces MSLEIVILAAGQGTRMRSALPKVLHPVAGNSMLGHVIHSARQLDPQRIHVVIGHGADAVRERLAADDLNFVLQDKQLGTGHAVAQAVPFITADTVLILYGDVPLIEVETLQRLLKHVAPQQLGLLTVVLDDPTGYGRIVRNADGQVTAIVEQKDANEVQRAITEGNTGILAVPAERLGEWMGRLSNNNAQGEYYLTDVIAMAVSDGLAVATEQPLDAMEVQGANDRRQLAELERHYQLRAARRLMAQGVTLRDPARFDVRGDVSVGRDVLIDINVILEGKVVIEDDVVIGPNCVIKDSTLRKGVVIKANSHLDGAVMGEGSDAGPFARLRPGTVLEARAHVGNFVELKNAHMGEGAKAGHLTYLGDAEIGARTNIGAGTITCNYDGANKYRTTIGEDVFIGSNNSLVAPVTIGDGSNTAAGSTINQDVDKSQLAVARARQRNIDGWKRPVKIKKS; encoded by the coding sequence ATGTCTCTCGAAATCGTTATCCTCGCGGCCGGTCAAGGCACCCGCATGCGTTCGGCGCTGCCGAAGGTCTTGCACCCGGTGGCCGGCAACTCCATGCTCGGGCATGTTATCCACAGCGCCCGGCAACTTGATCCACAGCGCATTCACGTAGTGATCGGCCACGGCGCCGATGCGGTACGTGAGCGCCTGGCGGCGGATGACCTGAATTTCGTCCTGCAGGACAAGCAACTGGGGACCGGCCATGCCGTGGCCCAGGCCGTGCCGTTCATTACCGCCGATACGGTGCTGATTCTTTATGGCGACGTGCCGCTGATCGAAGTCGAGACCTTGCAGCGCCTGCTCAAGCATGTCGCTCCACAGCAGTTGGGTTTGTTGACCGTCGTGCTGGACGACCCTACCGGGTATGGCCGCATTGTGCGCAACGCTGATGGCCAGGTGACTGCCATCGTCGAGCAGAAGGACGCTAACGAGGTCCAGCGCGCTATCACCGAGGGCAACACCGGGATTCTTGCGGTACCGGCTGAGCGCCTGGGTGAGTGGATGGGCCGCTTGTCGAACAACAACGCCCAGGGCGAGTACTACCTGACCGATGTGATCGCCATGGCAGTCAGCGACGGCCTGGCGGTTGCCACCGAGCAACCGTTGGACGCCATGGAAGTGCAGGGCGCCAACGACCGTCGGCAACTGGCCGAGCTGGAGCGCCACTATCAGTTGCGCGCCGCCCGCCGCCTGATGGCGCAAGGCGTGACCCTGCGCGACCCAGCCCGTTTTGACGTGCGCGGTGACGTCAGCGTGGGACGCGACGTGCTCATCGACATCAACGTCATCCTCGAAGGCAAGGTGGTTATCGAAGACGATGTGGTGATCGGCCCGAACTGTGTGATCAAGGACAGCACCCTGCGCAAAGGCGTGGTGATCAAGGCGAACAGTCACCTCGACGGCGCGGTCATGGGCGAAGGCAGCGATGCCGGCCCGTTTGCCCGTCTGCGTCCCGGTACCGTGCTGGAAGCCCGCGCCCATGTGGGTAACTTTGTCGAGCTGAAGAACGCCCACATGGGCGAAGGCGCCAAGGCCGGTCACCTGACCTACCTGGGGGATGCTGAAATCGGCGCTCGCACCAACATTGGCGCCGGTACCATCACCTGTAATTACGACGGCGCCAATAAGTACCGGACGACCATTGGCGAGGATGTGTTTATCGGTTCCAATAACTCACTGGTGGCGCCTGTGACAATTGGTGATGGCTCGAACACGGCCGCAGGTTCAACCATCAATCAGGATGTGGATAAGTCTCAACTTGCTGTGGCGCGCGCCCGGCAACGCAATATCGACGGCTGGAAGCGCCCGGTAAAAATCAAGAAAAGCTAA
- a CDS encoding F0F1 ATP synthase subunit delta: MAELTTLARPYAKAAFEHAQAHQQLANWSAMLGLAAAVSQDDTMQRVLKAPRLTSAEKAATFIDVCGDKFDAKAQNFIHVVAENDRLPLLPEIAVLFDLYKAEQEKSVDVEVTSAFALNQEQQDKLAKVLSARLNREVRLQVEEDKSLIGGVVIRAGDLVIDGSIRGKLAKLAEALKS, encoded by the coding sequence ATGGCAGAACTGACCACGTTGGCCCGACCTTACGCTAAGGCGGCCTTCGAGCACGCTCAGGCCCACCAGCAACTGGCCAATTGGTCAGCCATGCTCGGCCTGGCAGCAGCGGTGTCGCAAGACGACACCATGCAGCGCGTGCTCAAGGCCCCGCGACTGACGAGCGCAGAAAAGGCCGCCACGTTCATTGACGTGTGCGGCGACAAGTTCGATGCCAAGGCACAGAATTTCATTCACGTCGTTGCCGAAAACGACCGTCTCCCGCTTCTGCCGGAGATCGCCGTCCTGTTCGACCTGTACAAGGCCGAGCAAGAGAAGTCGGTAGACGTGGAAGTGACCAGTGCTTTTGCATTGAACCAAGAACAGCAAGACAAACTCGCCAAGGTTCTCAGTGCACGACTCAACCGGGAAGTGCGCCTGCAAGTCGAGGAAGACAAGTCCCTGATAGGGGGCGTTGTAATCCGCGCCGGCGACCTGGTTATCGATGGCTCGATTCGCGGCAAACTCGCGAAACTTGCCGAAGCATTGAAATCTTGA
- the atpD gene encoding F0F1 ATP synthase subunit beta produces the protein MSSGRIVQIIGAVIDVEFPRDSVPSIYNALKVQGAETTLEVQQQLGDGVVRTIAMGSTEGLKRGLDVIDSGAAISVPVGKATLGRIMDVLGNPIDEAGPIDTEERWGIHRPAPSFAEQAGGNDLLETGIKVIDLVCPFAKGGKVGLFGGAGVGKTVNMMELIRNIAIEHSGYSVFAGVGERTREGNDFYHEMKDSNVLDKVALVYGQMNEPPGNRLRVALTGLTMAEKFRDEGNDVLLFVDNIYRYTLAGTEVSALLGRMPSAVGYQPTLAEEMGVLQERITSTKEGSITSIQAVYVPADDLTDPSPATTFAHLDATVVLSRDIASLGIYPAVDPLDSTSRQLDPNVIGQEHYDTARGVQYVLQRYKELKDIIAILGMDELSETDKQLVSRARKIQRFLSQPFFVAEVFTGASGKYVSLKDTIAGFKGILNGDYDHLPEQAFYMVGGIEEAIEKAKKL, from the coding sequence ATGAGTAGCGGACGTATCGTTCAAATCATCGGCGCCGTTATCGACGTGGAATTTCCACGCGACAGCGTACCGAGCATCTACAACGCGCTGAAAGTACAAGGCGCGGAAACCACTCTGGAAGTTCAGCAGCAGCTGGGCGACGGCGTGGTTCGTACCATTGCGATGGGTTCCACCGAAGGCTTGAAGCGCGGTCTGGACGTTATCGACTCTGGCGCTGCCATCTCCGTACCGGTCGGTAAAGCGACCCTGGGCCGGATCATGGACGTCCTGGGCAACCCGATCGACGAAGCTGGCCCGATCGACACCGAAGAGCGCTGGGGCATTCACCGTCCTGCGCCATCCTTCGCTGAACAGGCAGGCGGTAACGACCTGCTGGAAACCGGCATCAAGGTTATCGACCTGGTTTGCCCGTTCGCCAAGGGCGGTAAAGTCGGTCTGTTCGGTGGTGCCGGTGTGGGCAAGACCGTAAACATGATGGAACTGATCCGTAACATCGCCATCGAGCACAGCGGTTATTCCGTGTTCGCCGGTGTGGGTGAGCGTACTCGTGAGGGTAACGACTTCTACCACGAGATGAAGGATTCCAACGTTCTGGACAAAGTGGCGCTGGTTTACGGTCAGATGAACGAGCCACCGGGAAACCGTCTGCGCGTAGCCCTGACCGGCCTGACCATGGCCGAGAAGTTCCGTGACGAAGGTAACGACGTTCTGCTGTTCGTCGACAACATCTACCGTTACACCCTGGCCGGTACTGAAGTATCCGCACTGCTGGGCCGTATGCCTTCGGCAGTAGGTTACCAGCCGACCCTGGCTGAAGAGATGGGCGTTCTGCAAGAACGTATCACTTCGACCAAGGAAGGTTCGATCACTTCGATCCAAGCGGTATACGTACCTGCGGATGACTTGACCGACCCGTCGCCAGCGACCACCTTCGCCCACTTGGACGCCACCGTCGTTCTGTCCCGTGACATCGCTTCCCTGGGTATCTACCCGGCGGTAGACCCACTGGACTCGACTTCGCGCCAGCTGGACCCGAACGTGATCGGCCAGGAGCACTACGACACCGCTCGCGGCGTCCAGTACGTGCTGCAGCGCTACAAAGAGCTGAAGGACATCATCGCGATCCTGGGTATGGACGAACTGTCGGAAACCGACAAGCAGTTGGTATCCCGCGCTCGTAAGATCCAGCGCTTCTTGTCGCAGCCGTTCTTCGTGGCTGAAGTCTTCACCGGTGCCTCGGGTAAATACGTTTCCCTGAAAGACACCATTGCTGGCTTCAAAGGCATCCTCAACGGTGACTACGACCACCTGCCAGAACAAGCGTTCTACATGGTCGGCGGCATCGAAGAAGCGATCGAGAAAGCCAAGAAACTGTAA
- a CDS encoding F0F1 ATP synthase subunit epsilon, with protein sequence MAMTVHCDIVSAEGEIFSGLVEMVIAHGELGDLGIALGHAPLITNLKPGPIRLIKQGGEAEVYYISGGFLEVQPNMVKVLADTVQRAADLDEASAQEAVKAAEKALHERGAEFDYGSAAARLAEAAAQLRTVQQIRKKFGG encoded by the coding sequence ATGGCTATGACAGTCCATTGCGATATCGTCAGTGCGGAAGGGGAAATCTTCTCCGGTCTGGTCGAGATGGTGATTGCGCACGGTGAGCTGGGTGATCTTGGTATCGCCCTGGGTCACGCACCGTTGATCACTAATCTAAAACCAGGCCCGATCCGCTTGATCAAGCAGGGCGGGGAAGCCGAGGTGTATTACATCTCCGGTGGTTTCCTCGAGGTTCAGCCGAACATGGTCAAGGTCCTTGCCGACACCGTGCAACGTGCTGCCGACCTGGACGAAGCCTCCGCTCAGGAAGCCGTCAAGGCTGCCGAGAAGGCTTTGCACGAGCGGGGCGCGGAGTTCGACTACGGTTCTGCTGCCGCACGTCTGGCCGAGGCCGCAGCGCAGCTGCGCACCGTCCAGCAGATCCGCAAGAAGTTCGGCGGCTAA